The following are encoded in a window of Roseimaritima ulvae genomic DNA:
- the clpB gene encoding ATP-dependent chaperone ClpB: MAFQFDKLTVKAQEAVAAAQSKSSSAGNPEMDPLHLLLALLEQNDGIAGPLLSRTGADVAQLTSLATAEIDKLPKVTGGRQPQVGPALHRVLEAAAEKSKQMKDEFVSSEHLLLAMAETDNKAKNLLQLVGVDGNDLLTALAQVRGSARVTDQNAEDTYQALQKYGIDLVDLAQQGKLDPVIGRDDEIRRVIQVLSRRTKNNPVLIGQPGVGKTAIAEGLALRIVEGDVPNSLKNKKVVALDMGALVAGAKFRGDFEERLKSVLREVKDADGQVILFIDELHLVVGAGKAEGSADAANLLKPELARGVLRCIGATTMDEYRQHIEKDAALARRFQPVYVGEPNVEDTIAILRGLKPRYEAHHGVRITDSAIVAAAGLSNRYITDRFLPDKAIDLVDEAASRLAMEKESVPEPIDQVQRRIQQLELADRQLADEADASAVARRDAIREEMETLRSELASLREQWEAEKMGLDDVQSLRKELEQLDHQFRTEESELRNRQASGQPVAETEYQRLFELDQQRRQLNARLETLEDQVKEQDDDGGEDETSATRRLLRKEVTDEEIAEVVSAWTGVPVHRMMEAERAKLLVMEERLHQRVVGQDEAVTAISDAVRRSRSGLQDPNRPIGSFLFLGPTGVGKTEVCKALAQIMFDDESAMVRIDMSEFMERHSVARLIGAPPGYVGYEEGGKLTETVRRRPYCVILLDEMEKAHPDVFNVLLQVLDDGRLTDGQGRTVDFTNTVIVMTSNVGSQVIQKIASEGGTQDELREAIEEPLRSRFLPEFLNRIDETVVFQPLHRDQIRDIVRIQLRHLTERLEEAGLKLEVTEAAVQQIANEGYEPAYGARPLKRVIQREVQNPLATALLRESYKEGTTIVVDYADDAFTFTAQEAPVEATAS, translated from the coding sequence ATGGCTTTTCAATTCGATAAATTGACCGTCAAAGCTCAGGAAGCTGTGGCGGCCGCCCAGTCCAAATCCAGCTCCGCCGGCAACCCGGAAATGGACCCTTTGCACTTGCTGCTGGCGCTGTTGGAACAGAACGATGGGATTGCCGGACCGCTGCTCAGTCGCACCGGAGCCGACGTTGCTCAACTGACCAGTTTGGCAACCGCTGAAATCGACAAGCTGCCCAAGGTGACCGGAGGTCGGCAGCCGCAGGTCGGCCCGGCGCTGCACCGGGTGCTTGAAGCGGCCGCCGAAAAATCCAAACAGATGAAGGACGAATTTGTCAGTAGCGAACATCTGTTGCTGGCGATGGCGGAAACCGACAACAAAGCCAAGAACTTGCTGCAACTGGTCGGCGTCGACGGTAACGATCTGTTGACCGCATTGGCACAGGTTCGCGGTTCAGCGCGCGTTACGGATCAGAACGCCGAAGACACCTATCAAGCTTTGCAGAAATACGGCATCGATCTGGTCGACCTGGCTCAGCAGGGCAAGCTGGATCCGGTGATCGGCCGTGACGATGAAATCCGCCGCGTGATCCAAGTCCTCTCGCGACGCACCAAAAACAATCCGGTCCTGATCGGCCAACCCGGCGTCGGTAAGACGGCCATCGCCGAAGGTCTGGCGTTGCGAATCGTTGAAGGCGATGTGCCCAACAGCTTGAAGAACAAAAAGGTCGTGGCCCTGGATATGGGGGCCTTGGTTGCCGGTGCTAAATTCCGCGGCGACTTTGAAGAACGACTGAAATCCGTGCTGCGGGAAGTCAAAGACGCCGACGGCCAGGTGATCCTGTTTATCGACGAATTGCATCTGGTCGTGGGTGCGGGCAAAGCCGAAGGATCCGCGGATGCAGCTAACCTGCTGAAACCCGAGCTGGCTCGCGGCGTGCTTCGCTGCATCGGTGCCACCACGATGGACGAATACCGTCAGCACATCGAGAAAGATGCCGCGCTGGCTCGCCGCTTTCAACCGGTATATGTCGGCGAACCCAACGTTGAGGACACCATCGCCATCCTTCGCGGACTCAAACCCCGCTACGAAGCTCACCACGGCGTCCGCATCACCGACAGCGCCATCGTAGCGGCGGCCGGTTTGTCGAATCGTTACATCACTGATCGCTTCCTGCCGGACAAAGCCATCGATTTGGTCGACGAAGCGGCCAGCCGGTTGGCGATGGAAAAAGAGAGCGTTCCCGAACCCATCGATCAGGTGCAACGCCGGATCCAACAACTGGAACTGGCCGATCGCCAATTAGCCGACGAAGCCGACGCTTCGGCCGTGGCTCGACGCGATGCGATCCGCGAAGAAATGGAGACGCTGCGATCCGAATTGGCCAGCTTGCGCGAACAGTGGGAAGCCGAAAAGATGGGCTTGGACGACGTCCAGTCGCTGCGCAAAGAGTTGGAGCAGTTGGATCATCAGTTCCGCACGGAAGAATCCGAGTTGAGAAACCGTCAAGCCAGCGGCCAACCGGTTGCGGAAACCGAATACCAACGCTTGTTCGAACTGGACCAACAGCGACGCCAGCTAAACGCTCGGCTGGAAACGCTGGAAGATCAGGTTAAAGAACAGGACGACGATGGCGGGGAAGATGAAACCTCGGCCACGCGGCGACTGCTTCGCAAAGAGGTTACCGACGAGGAAATTGCCGAAGTCGTCAGCGCATGGACCGGCGTTCCGGTGCACCGCATGATGGAAGCCGAACGGGCCAAATTGCTGGTCATGGAAGAACGCTTGCATCAACGCGTGGTCGGCCAAGACGAAGCGGTCACGGCGATCTCCGATGCCGTGCGTCGCAGCCGCAGTGGACTGCAAGACCCCAATCGACCCATCGGCTCGTTCCTGTTCCTGGGCCCCACCGGCGTCGGCAAAACCGAAGTCTGCAAAGCCCTGGCGCAGATCATGTTCGACGACGAATCCGCCATGGTGCGGATCGACATGAGCGAATTCATGGAACGTCACAGCGTGGCCCGACTGATCGGTGCCCCTCCCGGATACGTTGGGTACGAAGAGGGCGGCAAGCTGACCGAAACGGTCCGGCGACGCCCCTACTGCGTTATCCTGCTGGACGAAATGGAAAAGGCGCACCCCGACGTGTTCAACGTCTTGTTGCAGGTCCTGGACGATGGTCGCCTGACCGATGGACAGGGCCGCACCGTCGATTTCACCAACACCGTGATCGTGATGACCAGCAACGTCGGCAGTCAGGTGATCCAAAAGATCGCCTCCGAAGGCGGTACGCAAGACGAACTGCGGGAAGCCATCGAGGAACCATTGCGTTCGCGTTTCCTACCGGAGTTCCTCAACCGGATCGACGAAACCGTGGTCTTCCAACCTTTGCATCGGGACCAGATCCGCGACATCGTGCGAATCCAACTGCGGCACTTGACCGAACGTTTGGAAGAGGCCGGGTTGAAGCTGGAAGTCACCGAAGCGGCGGTCCAACAGATCGCCAACGAGGGCTACGAACCGGCTTATGGAGCGAGACCGTTGAAACGGGTGATCCAACGCGAAGTCCAAAACCCCTTGGCTACCGCGCTGCTGCGTGAGTCGTACAAGGAAGGCACCACGATCGTGGTCGACTACGCCGACGACGCCTTCACGTTCACGGCGCAAGAAGCCCCGGTCGAAGCGACGGCAAGCTAA
- the pheA gene encoding prephenate dehydratase, with amino-acid sequence MTALQGKGPTAVTDAPPPNPSASPDRSAKPDKLASLDRQLIELLRQRRTVVQADLQKSPAELIGRMSRANEAIDQVLAEMLPATDSADADALDRAGVRDWLRHAASFCLRGGENQRVAFLGPKYSYSYMATTRFFGAAAALAPVQSIEAVFESVVAGDCRSGVVPIENSTDGRIVDTLGMFVVHRVHICGEVFLPIHHNLLSRSPREAIKQVCSKPQALSQCRHWLARHLPTAQIVEVASTTEAARIASEQPGVAAVAGREAGRQYGLDVVDANIEDSPYNVTRFAVLGNETIDATGRDKTTMLLQVAHKPGALADAMAIFKNNRLNLTWIESFPIVGENAEYFFFIECEGHRSDPPVAAAIDSLKKQAMRLDILGSYPAAQPASE; translated from the coding sequence ATGACAGCACTCCAGGGGAAGGGACCCACCGCCGTGACCGATGCACCGCCGCCGAATCCATCCGCCTCACCGGACCGGTCCGCAAAACCGGACAAATTAGCCAGTTTGGACCGGCAATTAATTGAATTGCTGCGGCAGCGGCGGACCGTGGTGCAGGCGGACCTACAGAAATCACCGGCGGAGCTGATCGGCCGCATGAGCCGTGCCAACGAAGCCATCGACCAAGTGCTCGCGGAGATGCTTCCCGCTACGGACTCAGCCGATGCCGACGCGTTGGATCGAGCCGGGGTCCGCGATTGGCTGCGGCACGCAGCCAGTTTTTGCCTTCGCGGCGGCGAGAACCAACGGGTCGCCTTCTTGGGACCCAAGTACAGCTACAGCTACATGGCTACGACCCGCTTCTTTGGCGCGGCCGCCGCGCTGGCCCCGGTGCAATCGATCGAAGCCGTGTTTGAAAGCGTGGTCGCCGGCGACTGCCGCAGCGGAGTCGTGCCGATTGAGAACAGTACCGATGGCCGCATCGTGGACACGCTGGGGATGTTTGTCGTACATCGCGTGCATATTTGCGGGGAAGTGTTTCTACCGATTCATCACAACCTCTTGTCGCGTTCGCCGCGGGAAGCGATCAAGCAGGTGTGCAGCAAACCGCAAGCCCTCTCGCAGTGTCGGCATTGGCTGGCGCGGCATCTACCCACGGCACAAATTGTGGAAGTCGCCAGTACAACCGAAGCGGCACGCATTGCCAGTGAGCAACCGGGCGTGGCCGCTGTGGCCGGACGCGAAGCCGGTCGCCAATACGGGTTGGACGTGGTCGATGCCAACATCGAAGACAGCCCCTACAACGTGACCCGGTTTGCCGTTCTCGGCAACGAGACCATAGACGCCACGGGGCGCGACAAAACGACCATGTTGCTTCAGGTCGCACACAAACCCGGAGCGCTGGCCGACGCGATGGCGATTTTCAAAAACAACCGATTGAACCTGACCTGGATCGAATCGTTTCCGATCGTCGGCGAAAACGCCGAGTATTTCTTCTTTATCGAATGCGAAGGCCACCGCAGCGATCCGCCGGTCGCCGCCGCCATCGACTCGTTGAAGAAGCAGGCGATGCGATTGGATATCCTGGGCTCCTATCCCGCCGCCCAACCCGCCAGCGAATAG
- the dnaK gene encoding molecular chaperone DnaK yields the protein MAQGEKIIGIDLGTTNSVVAVMEGSEPKVIPNPEGNRLTPSVVAFTDNADTIVGEPARRQAVTNPTRTVYSVKRFIGRRHNEVEGEEKMVPYGVTGAAGEYVKIKVGDKEHTPQEISAKVLRKLKESAESYLGHKVNKAVITVPAYFNDSQRQATKDAGQIAGLEVARIINEPTAAALAYGLDKKKDEKIVVFDLGGGTFDVSVLEVADSGDDDSSSRVFQVVSTSGDTHLGGDDFDEALIHHVADKFKAESGVDLRSDPMALQRLQEACEKAKKELSTLPQTDINLPFITMDSAGQPKHLTMSISRSTFEELIDDLVQRCKKPLMQALQDAGMQPSDIDEIVLVGGSTRVPKVRAVVKEVFGKEPHQGVNPDEVVAVGAAIQGAVLAGDRTDVLLLDVTPLTLGIETEGGVLTPLVERNTTVPVEKKNVFSTAADGQSAVTVRVFQGERKMANANRLLGEFNLEGIPPAPRGTPQIEVKFDIDQNGILSVSAKELGTGKEASVTINEAAGLDESEIEQMRKDAEANADEDRRQFELAEARNKANNMTYQLEKLMKDNDEKLTDDDKAPLEQAIEKVKKAAEGDDTAAIKQATDELEAASQAFTKVLYEKGGSETAGAEGGAAAAGSAAAADADGADDDAIDAEFEVKD from the coding sequence ATGGCACAAGGTGAAAAAATCATCGGGATCGACTTGGGCACGACCAACAGCGTTGTCGCTGTGATGGAAGGCAGTGAGCCCAAGGTGATTCCGAACCCGGAAGGCAATCGGCTGACCCCTAGTGTGGTCGCCTTTACCGACAACGCCGACACGATTGTGGGCGAGCCGGCACGGCGTCAGGCCGTGACCAACCCCACACGTACCGTCTACAGCGTGAAACGCTTCATCGGTCGTCGACATAACGAAGTCGAAGGCGAAGAGAAGATGGTGCCCTATGGCGTCACCGGTGCGGCCGGCGAATACGTCAAAATTAAAGTGGGTGACAAAGAACACACGCCGCAAGAAATCTCGGCCAAAGTGCTCCGAAAACTCAAGGAGTCCGCTGAGTCGTACTTGGGGCACAAAGTCAACAAAGCCGTGATCACCGTTCCGGCTTATTTTAACGACAGCCAGCGACAAGCCACCAAAGATGCCGGGCAGATCGCCGGATTGGAAGTCGCGCGAATCATCAACGAACCGACCGCCGCCGCCTTGGCGTACGGTTTGGACAAGAAGAAAGACGAAAAGATTGTCGTCTTCGACCTCGGGGGCGGTACCTTCGACGTCTCGGTGCTGGAAGTTGCCGATAGCGGTGATGACGATTCCAGCAGCCGTGTGTTCCAGGTGGTCAGCACCTCGGGCGATACGCACCTCGGTGGTGACGACTTCGACGAAGCGTTGATTCACCATGTGGCCGACAAATTCAAAGCCGAAAGCGGCGTCGATTTGCGTAGCGACCCGATGGCTCTGCAGCGTTTGCAGGAAGCCTGCGAGAAAGCCAAGAAAGAACTCAGCACGCTGCCGCAAACCGACATCAACCTGCCCTTCATCACGATGGACTCGGCCGGTCAGCCTAAGCACCTGACGATGTCGATCTCCCGCTCGACCTTTGAAGAGCTGATCGATGATCTGGTGCAACGCTGCAAGAAGCCGCTGATGCAGGCCCTGCAGGACGCCGGCATGCAACCTTCCGACATCGATGAAATCGTGTTGGTCGGTGGTAGCACGCGAGTTCCCAAGGTGCGCGCCGTGGTTAAAGAAGTCTTTGGCAAGGAACCGCACCAGGGCGTCAACCCAGACGAAGTGGTGGCCGTGGGCGCCGCGATCCAAGGGGCCGTGTTGGCCGGCGATCGTACCGACGTGCTGCTGCTGGACGTGACGCCGTTGACCCTGGGTATCGAAACCGAAGGCGGCGTGCTGACGCCCCTGGTCGAACGCAACACCACGGTCCCGGTCGAGAAGAAGAACGTGTTTAGTACGGCGGCCGACGGACAATCCGCGGTTACCGTGCGCGTCTTCCAGGGCGAGCGGAAAATGGCCAACGCCAACCGCCTGCTGGGTGAATTTAACCTCGAAGGCATTCCGCCGGCACCGCGTGGAACCCCGCAGATCGAAGTCAAATTCGACATCGACCAAAACGGCATCCTGAGCGTTTCCGCGAAGGAACTCGGTACCGGTAAAGAAGCCTCGGTGACGATCAACGAAGCCGCCGGGTTGGACGAATCGGAAATCGAGCAGATGCGCAAAGACGCGGAAGCCAACGCCGATGAAGACCGCCGTCAGTTCGAGTTGGCCGAAGCTCGCAACAAGGCCAACAACATGACCTATCAGTTGGAAAAACTGATGAAGGACAATGACGAGAAGTTGACCGATGACGACAAGGCACCGCTGGAACAGGCGATCGAAAAGGTGAAGAAAGCCGCTGAAGGCGACGACACCGCTGCGATCAAGCAAGCGACCGACGAACTCGAAGCCGCTTCGCAAGCCTTCACCAAGGTGCTGTACGAAAAAGGCGGCAGCGAAACCGCTGGTGCCGAGGGCGGAGCGGCCGCAGCCGGAAGTGCCGCGGCAGCCGACGCCGATGGCGCCGACGACGACGCCATCGACGCCGAGTTCGAAGTCAAAGACTAA
- a CDS encoding 4a-hydroxytetrahydrobiopterin dehydratase, whose product MTKDQVARHLQAVPNWQVDDDQSAIRRTWKLKNFVEAMRLLQRVGELAEAEQHHPDLHLTGYRHVAIVLTTHAIGGLSENDFIVAAKIDALVDDAA is encoded by the coding sequence ATGACAAAGGACCAAGTGGCCCGTCATCTGCAAGCCGTTCCCAACTGGCAGGTCGACGATGACCAATCTGCGATTCGTCGCACTTGGAAACTGAAAAATTTTGTCGAAGCGATGCGGCTGCTGCAGCGAGTCGGAGAGCTGGCCGAAGCGGAGCAGCATCATCCGGATCTGCATTTGACCGGGTATCGCCACGTCGCCATCGTGCTGACCACGCACGCCATTGGTGGTTTGAGCGAAAATGATTTTATTGTGGCCGCCAAAATCGATGCGTTGGTTGACGATGCGGCGTGA
- a CDS encoding IS4 family transposase, giving the protein MTIEPATIEHEFDTIDFGHKSRNDRSKELLQALFANPQASINAACDKWCAAKGAYRFLDNPKADSQEILAAHRRATIKRIKSQKVVCVAQDTTELDFNGHAPDDVKCLNMADRRGLYDHSSVAFTPEKLCLGVLDVEFFDRSEDSLGKGSQRKSDPIEEKESFRWLQGYRRCCELASQCPETQVVSLADREGDIYDIFVEAEQHDNPADFVIRSKQVRCLPEKDDEAGGDSYKKIRSEVAKTDLVTTRQVELPATAQRAARMATLEIRAIRTKIKPPHARRSAIPEVTLSVVLVQEVDGPQDGTDLNWLLLSSLPIDDYRDVLRIVDYYVARWPVEMFFRVLKSGCRVEDIQLKTKARLIRALMFYKVVAWRIMFITFLGRECPELPCDVVFSDAEWKSVWKVAKESEPPKSAPELSQFIPVLAQLGGYNGRKHDGPPGMETIWRGTRRMMDFALAWQAFGPPKSSVH; this is encoded by the coding sequence ATGACCATTGAACCAGCCACGATTGAGCACGAATTTGACACCATCGACTTCGGCCATAAAAGCCGTAACGATCGATCGAAAGAACTTCTCCAGGCCCTCTTCGCCAATCCTCAAGCGAGCATTAATGCGGCTTGCGATAAATGGTGTGCTGCGAAAGGGGCTTACCGGTTCTTGGATAACCCCAAGGCCGATAGCCAGGAAATTCTTGCTGCGCACCGTCGGGCGACGATCAAGCGGATCAAGTCCCAGAAGGTGGTTTGCGTGGCCCAAGACACGACGGAGTTAGACTTCAACGGTCACGCCCCCGACGATGTGAAGTGCCTAAACATGGCAGACCGACGGGGATTGTATGACCATAGCTCTGTAGCCTTTACGCCCGAGAAGCTTTGTCTGGGCGTGCTGGATGTGGAGTTCTTTGATCGTAGTGAAGACAGCCTAGGAAAGGGCAGTCAACGGAAGAGTGATCCGATCGAAGAGAAGGAAAGTTTTCGATGGCTTCAAGGCTATCGCCGATGCTGTGAATTGGCCTCACAGTGCCCGGAGACTCAAGTTGTTTCTTTAGCGGATCGCGAAGGTGACATCTACGACATCTTTGTTGAAGCTGAACAGCACGATAATCCGGCCGACTTCGTGATTCGCAGCAAGCAAGTCCGGTGTTTGCCTGAAAAAGACGACGAAGCCGGTGGCGACAGCTACAAGAAGATCCGATCCGAAGTTGCAAAAACAGATCTCGTTACAACGCGGCAAGTCGAGTTGCCAGCCACTGCCCAACGTGCCGCCCGAATGGCCACTCTAGAAATCCGTGCCATTCGCACAAAGATAAAACCGCCCCATGCACGACGCTCGGCTATTCCGGAAGTGACGCTCAGCGTAGTGCTCGTTCAAGAGGTCGACGGGCCGCAGGATGGAACCGACCTGAACTGGCTGCTATTGAGCTCCCTTCCGATTGACGATTACCGAGATGTATTGCGGATTGTTGACTACTACGTCGCACGGTGGCCTGTCGAAATGTTCTTCCGAGTACTCAAATCGGGATGCCGCGTTGAGGACATCCAGCTGAAAACCAAAGCCAGGCTGATTCGCGCGTTGATGTTTTACAAAGTTGTTGCATGGCGGATCATGTTTATCACATTCCTCGGACGCGAGTGTCCTGAGTTGCCATGCGATGTTGTATTCAGCGACGCTGAATGGAAGTCGGTTTGGAAAGTCGCTAAGGAATCGGAGCCGCCGAAATCAGCTCCCGAACTCTCGCAATTCATCCCCGTGCTTGCTCAGCTAGGTGGCTACAATGGACGCAAACACGACGGCCCACCAGGAATGGAAACGATCTGGCGTGGAACTCGCCGAATGATGGACTTCGCCTTAGCCTGGCAAGCCTTCGGGCCTCCAAAATCATCCGTTCACTAA
- a CDS encoding triphosphoribosyl-dephospho-CoA synthase has protein sequence MTDPLEPIRRSIASPADRVRWACLLEATAPKAGNVFPGVDFEDLRYTDFVAAADAVAPVLTSPSPGVSCGERILQAVTVTRDVCGSNVNLGMVLLLAPLVIAESNRQRRGRCLSEAVAEVLSSLTPNDSADVYAAIALAQPGGLGDSQQMDVREAAPPNLVAAMQVAAERDRVALQYACGFSDLLGERVLGTLSRSIATCGDVLGGIQRAQIEILADASDSLIGRKAGPKMAEEAQRRAAEVLVAKDFHAAWQDFDRWLRADGHRRNPGTTADLLAAGLWCLLSP, from the coding sequence GTGACTGATCCGCTGGAGCCGATCCGGCGGAGCATCGCTTCGCCAGCGGACCGAGTTCGCTGGGCCTGCTTGCTGGAAGCCACCGCGCCTAAAGCCGGCAATGTGTTCCCCGGCGTAGATTTCGAAGACCTTCGCTACACCGATTTTGTTGCCGCCGCCGATGCCGTGGCGCCGGTACTGACCTCGCCGTCGCCGGGCGTGTCCTGTGGTGAACGAATTTTGCAAGCCGTGACGGTCACACGCGATGTCTGCGGTTCCAACGTGAACCTAGGCATGGTGTTGTTGTTGGCCCCCCTGGTGATCGCCGAATCCAATCGCCAGCGCCGAGGACGTTGCTTGTCGGAGGCCGTGGCTGAGGTGTTGAGTTCGCTAACACCCAACGACTCGGCCGATGTCTACGCCGCGATCGCGTTGGCACAGCCCGGCGGATTGGGGGACAGCCAACAGATGGACGTTCGCGAGGCAGCTCCGCCGAACCTGGTCGCGGCGATGCAGGTGGCCGCCGAGCGCGACCGCGTCGCCCTGCAGTACGCTTGCGGATTTTCGGATCTATTGGGCGAGCGAGTGCTGGGCACACTGAGCCGTTCGATCGCCACCTGCGGCGATGTGCTGGGCGGCATCCAGCGGGCTCAGATTGAAATCTTGGCGGATGCGTCTGATTCACTGATCGGGCGAAAAGCAGGGCCGAAAATGGCGGAAGAAGCGCAGCGGCGAGCGGCCGAGGTGTTGGTGGCCAAGGATTTCCATGCCGCCTGGCAGGACTTCGACCGCTGGTTACGCGCCGACGGGCACCGCCGCAATCCCGGCACCACAGCCGACCTGCTCGCCGCGGGACTATGGTGTCTGCTTAGCCCGTAG
- a CDS encoding alpha/beta fold hydrolase → MLANPNASWRDEYRFASQWIDLDGHRYHYLDEGAGPQTVLAVHGNPTWSFYYRALAGELPVEQNGRAGCRVVVPDHIGCGLSDKPQNYRYTLAQHRDNLLHLIDELDLRNITLVVHDWGGAIGLSAAIEQPQRFASLVILNTGAFPPPYIPRRISACRIPLAGTLAVRGGNAFSRAAITMAVAKQPLAPKAAAGLLAPYGNWHDRVAVNAFVKDIPMQPSHPTYATLQSLEQRLPTLSHLPTRFVWGMKDWCFRPECLYRLQKVFTDQQTVELSDVGHYVMEEAPGEVIQAVRSVMSDAECAAVETRSGD, encoded by the coding sequence TTGCTCGCTAATCCCAACGCGTCCTGGCGCGACGAATATCGTTTCGCCTCACAGTGGATCGACCTCGATGGTCATCGCTACCACTACCTGGACGAAGGCGCGGGTCCGCAAACCGTGTTGGCCGTGCACGGCAACCCGACGTGGAGTTTCTATTACCGCGCATTGGCCGGCGAATTGCCCGTCGAGCAGAATGGGCGGGCCGGTTGCCGAGTCGTCGTGCCGGATCATATCGGATGCGGCTTGAGCGATAAGCCGCAGAACTACCGTTACACGCTGGCCCAGCATCGCGACAACTTGTTGCACCTGATCGACGAGCTCGACCTGCGGAACATCACGCTGGTCGTTCACGACTGGGGCGGAGCGATCGGTTTATCGGCGGCCATTGAACAACCACAGCGGTTTGCTTCGCTGGTGATCCTCAATACCGGAGCTTTTCCGCCGCCCTATATCCCACGCCGCATTTCTGCCTGTCGCATTCCGTTGGCGGGCACTTTGGCCGTTCGCGGCGGCAACGCGTTTTCCCGCGCTGCCATCACGATGGCCGTCGCCAAACAACCGCTGGCTCCCAAAGCCGCTGCGGGTTTGTTGGCGCCCTACGGCAATTGGCATGACCGCGTTGCCGTGAACGCATTTGTCAAAGACATTCCGATGCAGCCTTCGCACCCCACGTATGCCACGCTGCAATCGCTGGAGCAACGTTTGCCGACGCTTTCCCATCTGCCGACTCGTTTCGTGTGGGGCATGAAAGATTGGTGCTTCCGGCCCGAATGTTTGTACCGCTTGCAGAAAGTCTTTACCGATCAACAGACTGTGGAACTTTCCGACGTCGGCCATTACGTGATGGAAGAAGCTCCGGGAGAAGTCATTCAAGCCGTACGGTCGGTGATGTCCGATGCGGAGTGTGCTGCGGTGGAGACTCGTAGCGGTGACTGA